The Delphinus delphis chromosome 2, mDelDel1.2, whole genome shotgun sequence genome contains a region encoding:
- the GON7 gene encoding EKC/KEOPS complex subunit GON7, whose protein sequence is MELLAEYVGQDGQRQQLRVPCEAPGVADPFQGLLSGVAKMRELVTNLLGSPVQREAQDRVTAAPEKALDGDDEDDAEDENNVDNRTNSDGPSAKRPKTPT, encoded by the exons ATGGAGTTGTTGGCCGAGTACGTCGGGCAGGACGGGCAGCGACAGCAGCTACGGGTGCCCTGTGAGGCGCCGGGCGTCGCCGACCCTTTCCAGGGCTTGTTGTCGGGCGTGGCTAAGATGAGGGAGCTGGTGACCAACCTCCTCGGCTCCCCGGTACAGCGGGAAGCACAGGACCGGGTGACGGCGGCTCCAGAGAAGGCGTTGGACG gtgatgatgaagatgatgcaGAAGATGAAAATAACGTTGATAACAGAACTAACTCAGATGGACCCTCTGCAAAACGGCCAAAAACACCAACTTAA